One window from the genome of Streptomyces sp. NBC_00091 encodes:
- a CDS encoding ATP-grasp domain-containing protein: MTGRGVLLLDAGGPESGALARAAAARGHPVHAATATAAAYAGYGPELKALLAGRVVTDFARPDRALAEIVAYARRYDIGAVLTVNEYLTELTALVCAELGVPGNDPGRARAARDKAAMAEAFAAYGVRTPYTVLVRDDAGLRAAPEDPRIGFPYVVKPVSGAGSAGVTVVTGPAGAATAADAARAVTGMYGSGFPGILVQAYAAGTEYSVESVTQGGTTTHLAVTRKRVTGGPRRVETGHSLPIHLPPAVEAAAYREVEAAIAAAGIRHGASHTEVIVGADGRCTVIEIAARLAAGQIGVLIQHALGIDVWTALLDTALGRPAELTPTAGGYATVRFLTSPRTGRLTSVSGLPKPQPGVPFVRRRAAIGDTVHEPSTNSHRLGSFVVTGSDAAEVEERADALLRRVRIGVQPLPGPAQARPASTSAIAP, from the coding sequence GTGACGGGCCGGGGGGTGCTGCTGCTGGACGCGGGCGGCCCCGAGTCGGGCGCCCTCGCCAGGGCGGCGGCGGCCCGGGGGCACCCGGTGCACGCCGCGACTGCCACCGCCGCAGCGTACGCAGGCTACGGACCGGAGTTGAAGGCCCTGCTGGCCGGGCGGGTCGTCACCGACTTCGCCCGGCCCGACCGGGCCCTCGCCGAGATCGTGGCGTACGCCCGCCGCTACGATATCGGCGCGGTGCTGACCGTCAACGAGTACCTGACCGAGCTCACCGCGCTCGTCTGCGCCGAGCTGGGGGTACCGGGCAACGACCCGGGCCGGGCGCGGGCCGCCCGTGACAAGGCCGCCATGGCGGAGGCCTTCGCCGCGTACGGGGTGCGCACCCCGTACACGGTCCTCGTCCGGGACGACGCCGGGCTGCGGGCCGCGCCCGAGGACCCTCGTATCGGCTTCCCGTACGTCGTCAAGCCGGTCTCCGGGGCGGGCTCCGCCGGCGTCACGGTGGTGACCGGCCCGGCCGGGGCCGCCACGGCGGCCGACGCCGCCCGGGCGGTGACCGGCATGTACGGCAGCGGGTTCCCGGGCATCCTCGTCCAGGCGTACGCCGCAGGAACGGAGTACAGCGTCGAGTCGGTCACGCAGGGCGGCACCACGACACACCTCGCGGTAACCCGCAAGCGGGTGACCGGCGGCCCGAGAAGAGTCGAGACGGGACACAGCCTCCCCATCCACCTGCCCCCGGCCGTCGAGGCGGCCGCGTACCGCGAGGTGGAAGCGGCCATCGCGGCGGCCGGCATCCGTCACGGCGCCTCGCACACCGAGGTCATCGTCGGCGCGGACGGGCGGTGCACGGTCATCGAGATCGCCGCCCGCCTCGCCGCCGGGCAGATCGGGGTCCTGATCCAGCACGCCCTGGGCATCGACGTCTGGACGGCCCTGCTCGACACCGCCCTCGGCCGCCCGGCCGAACTCACCCCCACCGCCGGCGGGTACGCGACCGTACGGTTCCTGACCAGCCCCCGCACCGGACGGCTGACCTCTGTCTCCGGGCTCCCGAAGCCGCAACCGGGCGTACCGTTCGTCCGCCGGCGGGCGGCGATCGGCGACACGGTCCACGAGCCGAGCACCAACAGCCACCGGCTGGGCTCGTTCGTGGTCACCGGCTCGGACGCCGCCGAGGTCGAGGAGCGGGCCGACGCGCTCCTGCGGCGGGTCCGGATCGGCGTGCAGCCGCTCCCCGGGCCCGCTCAGGCCAGGCCCGCGAGCACCTCGGCCATCGCGCCGTAG
- a CDS encoding phosphotransferase family protein, with amino-acid sequence MDFQPVERASEAFQQSLTAEEIGEVCRRAFGGDAMPVSAVELGTGMYNSVYRVVLAGRAGPVILRVAPEEGRQFRSERHLMRNEYASLPWLAVIAPLMPRVLAADWSHEVIDRDWMIQSHLDGTPAPEHLGTYPRMVWPTFFREIGAIARSVHGVRGPHFGPVDGPGYALWSEAVIASLEEIAADLDGVGLDAADVRKVAAVAAHHRAVLDEVTEPMLLTGDLWTVNALMDPAAPEPTITGVLDFDRTWFGDPAADWTIRMATAKEDERTAFWEAYGALDRSPAAVWRARVYEARHLGTIRLERHRLAKAEAVRESYGAMAEVLAGLA; translated from the coding sequence ATGGACTTCCAGCCCGTTGAGCGCGCCTCGGAGGCGTTCCAGCAGTCCCTGACCGCGGAGGAGATCGGGGAGGTCTGCCGTCGGGCCTTCGGCGGCGACGCCATGCCCGTGTCCGCCGTCGAGCTGGGGACGGGGATGTACAACAGCGTCTACCGGGTCGTCCTGGCCGGGCGGGCGGGGCCGGTGATCTTGCGGGTCGCGCCGGAGGAGGGGCGTCAGTTCCGCAGTGAGCGCCACCTGATGAGGAACGAGTACGCGAGCCTGCCGTGGCTGGCGGTGATCGCGCCGCTGATGCCGCGGGTGCTCGCCGCGGACTGGTCGCACGAGGTGATCGACCGGGACTGGATGATCCAGAGCCATTTGGACGGCACCCCGGCTCCGGAGCACTTGGGGACGTATCCTCGTATGGTCTGGCCGACGTTCTTCCGGGAGATCGGCGCCATCGCCCGCTCCGTGCACGGCGTGCGGGGCCCGCACTTCGGGCCCGTCGACGGCCCCGGGTACGCCCTGTGGAGCGAGGCCGTCATCGCGTCGCTGGAGGAGATCGCCGCCGACCTGGACGGCGTCGGCCTGGATGCGGCCGACGTACGGAAGGTCGCCGCAGTGGCCGCGCACCACCGCGCGGTGCTTGACGAGGTCACCGAACCCATGCTGCTGACCGGGGACCTGTGGACCGTCAACGCCCTGATGGACCCGGCAGCCCCCGAGCCGACGATCACCGGCGTCCTGGACTTCGACCGCACATGGTTCGGTGACCCCGCCGCAGACTGGACCATCCGCATGGCGACGGCCAAGGAGGACGAGCGGACCGCGTTCTGGGAGGCCTACGGCGCCCTGGACCGTTCGCCCGCCGCGGTGTGGCGGGCGAGGGTCTACGAGGCCCGGCACCTCGGCACGATCCGCCTGGAGCGCCACCGGCTGGCCAAGGCGGAAGCGGTCCGCGAGAGCTACGGCGCGATGGCCGAGGTGCTCGCGGGCCTGGCCTGA
- the hemC gene encoding hydroxymethylbilane synthase, with product MGPVVTIGSRASKLARTQVAEWLAPLAELFPDVRFKRELILEGGDQDRITPTLAEVAKTAGGSAFSTNQEAALVAGRVDVVVHSLKDLPTSVHEGTLLLTTPGPREDVRDVLCGATLDELPEGARVGTGAPRRVAQLLVLRPDLEVVPIRGNVPGRLARIRGRDRLDAVVLAAAGLNRLGVTPEVHQVLDPAVFPPSPGQGALGVQVRAGSEAARLLAGTGDPAVDACVRAERALLSELHGGCSVPVGAWGRIEEDGLLHLSAAVTSLDGSKQVTAADAGPADAPEKLGACLAAELQAHGATGILAEVRKP from the coding sequence ATGGGTCCCGTCGTGACGATCGGTTCCAGAGCGAGCAAGCTGGCCAGGACGCAGGTTGCGGAGTGGCTGGCACCGCTGGCGGAGCTGTTCCCGGACGTCCGGTTCAAGCGGGAGCTCATCCTGGAGGGCGGCGACCAGGACCGGATCACGCCGACCCTCGCCGAAGTGGCGAAAACGGCTGGCGGCTCGGCCTTCTCCACCAACCAGGAGGCGGCCCTGGTGGCCGGTCGGGTGGACGTCGTCGTGCACTCGTTGAAGGACCTGCCGACGTCCGTGCACGAGGGGACCCTGCTGCTGACGACGCCGGGCCCGCGTGAGGACGTACGGGATGTGCTGTGCGGCGCGACGCTGGATGAGCTGCCCGAGGGTGCCCGGGTCGGCACCGGGGCCCCGCGCCGTGTCGCCCAGCTGCTGGTGCTGCGGCCGGACCTGGAGGTCGTGCCGATCCGGGGCAACGTCCCCGGCCGACTGGCCCGTATCAGGGGCCGGGACCGGCTGGACGCGGTGGTGCTGGCGGCGGCCGGGCTGAACCGGCTGGGGGTGACGCCCGAGGTCCACCAGGTGCTCGACCCGGCCGTCTTCCCTCCGTCGCCCGGTCAGGGGGCTCTCGGCGTCCAGGTCCGGGCCGGTTCCGAGGCGGCGCGCCTCCTCGCGGGAACGGGTGACCCGGCCGTCGACGCCTGTGTCCGGGCCGAACGGGCGCTGCTGTCCGAGCTGCATGGTGGGTGTTCCGTCCCGGTCGGGGCGTGGGGAAGGATCGAGGAGGACGGGCTGCTCCACCTGTCGGCGGCCGTCACCTCGCTGGACGGCTCGAAGCAGGTGACCGCGGCCGACGCCGGCCCGGCGGATGCCCCGGAGAAGCTCGGCGCGTGCCTCGCCGCCGAACTCCAGGCGCATGGCGCGACGGGCATCCTCGCGGAGGTCAGGAAGCCCTGA
- a CDS encoding GNAT family N-acetyltransferase: MSDLRIEQPNGDATLKDWQYAHNVIIPTHSLSLDEVRERAQRHHLEIAYLDGDLVGCSTVRPPTDETRTATVIARVLAAHRRQGFGEELYARGLNRARELGAEAIETVVLSSNEDGLRFALKHDFVETERYLLPGDTIPWIDLRLS; the protein is encoded by the coding sequence ATGTCTGATCTTCGTATCGAGCAGCCGAACGGCGACGCCACGCTCAAGGACTGGCAGTACGCCCACAACGTGATCATTCCCACCCATTCCCTCTCCCTGGACGAGGTACGGGAACGTGCCCAGCGCCACCACCTGGAGATCGCGTATCTCGATGGCGATCTCGTGGGCTGCAGCACGGTGCGCCCGCCGACCGACGAAACACGGACGGCCACAGTCATCGCCCGCGTGCTCGCCGCTCACCGCAGGCAGGGCTTTGGCGAGGAACTCTATGCGCGCGGGCTCAACCGGGCCCGGGAACTGGGGGCCGAGGCGATCGAGACCGTCGTCCTATCCTCCAACGAGGACGGGCTTCGGTTCGCGCTGAAGCACGACTTCGTCGAGACCGAGCGATACCTGCTGCCTGGAGACACCATCCCCTGGATCGACTTGCGGCTCTCCTGA
- a CDS encoding nucleotidyltransferase domain-containing protein, with amino-acid sequence MGRADQQLRLIAETVQVAGALGVSVRLRGGWAMDFFLGAVTRDHEDIDWFVWANDAEALAEGLLLHGFQPVPGPPPDLQLDFAKDGLDNSFTLLDRDTAGRVVVAGGPWAGAPWPEGMLDAGPGRIGGLQCAIVSPLAQIEIKRMMPIWDPSRPRRAKDAEDIARLEAALRAQGNLSE; translated from the coding sequence ATGGGACGTGCTGATCAACAGCTCCGCCTGATCGCTGAGACCGTACAGGTTGCCGGAGCGCTTGGAGTTTCGGTGCGGCTTCGCGGTGGATGGGCCATGGACTTCTTCCTCGGCGCGGTCACGCGAGACCATGAGGACATCGACTGGTTCGTCTGGGCAAACGATGCCGAGGCCCTGGCAGAGGGCTTGCTGCTGCACGGCTTTCAACCAGTCCCAGGACCGCCGCCTGACCTGCAGCTCGATTTCGCCAAGGACGGGTTGGACAACAGCTTTACGCTCCTGGACCGGGATACGGCCGGCCGTGTAGTGGTCGCCGGGGGGCCATGGGCCGGTGCGCCCTGGCCCGAGGGAATGCTCGATGCCGGGCCGGGCCGTATTGGTGGTCTGCAATGCGCGATCGTCAGTCCGCTGGCTCAGATCGAAATCAAGCGGATGATGCCCATCTGGGATCCCTCCCGGCCTCGACGGGCCAAGGACGCCGAGGACATCGCCCGACTGGAGGCGGCCCTCCGCGCACAGGGCAACCTATCTGAGTGA
- a CDS encoding aminoglycoside phosphotransferase family protein: MWLRVPFGDGLRAELGSPRRARRLGSSPRSRVWRVELPEATAVVKQIVGGPDADERYAREVAALRLAARAETPVVPMLLATDPGERVLVLEHLDHRRPAGDWIVDYAGALARLHATARPEDAEVLPRWQGPNQADVDSFLRLALALEVPVPAGVSGELDDLVNRLDQASGHALLHGDPCPGNDLHTPTGVRFIDFEQASLGSGLMELAYLRIGFPTCWCVTSAPGPLLERAESAYRDVWRTETGSETQDGLTDACAGWLLRGDGLVERARRESTDHLARIPYRDWTWGTATARQRLAHRLGVVGQMTADRASLSGMSSLCTAMRQRMLARWPTLQPVPTKRP; the protein is encoded by the coding sequence ATGTGGTTGCGGGTGCCGTTCGGGGACGGGTTACGGGCCGAGCTGGGATCGCCCAGGCGCGCTCGCAGACTGGGCAGCAGCCCTCGCTCGCGTGTGTGGCGGGTCGAGCTGCCAGAGGCAACGGCGGTGGTGAAACAGATTGTCGGCGGTCCTGATGCCGACGAGCGATACGCCCGCGAGGTTGCCGCTCTGCGGCTCGCCGCCCGAGCTGAAACTCCCGTGGTGCCCATGTTGCTGGCTACCGATCCCGGTGAGCGGGTTCTGGTGCTGGAGCATCTGGACCACCGACGCCCGGCTGGCGACTGGATCGTCGACTATGCGGGTGCGTTGGCACGGCTGCATGCCACCGCCCGTCCGGAGGACGCTGAGGTGCTTCCCCGGTGGCAGGGCCCGAACCAGGCCGATGTCGACTCCTTCCTGCGGCTGGCCTTGGCTCTGGAGGTTCCTGTTCCGGCTGGCGTGTCCGGCGAACTCGATGACCTCGTGAACCGGCTCGACCAGGCATCCGGGCATGCCCTTCTCCATGGCGATCCGTGCCCCGGTAATGATCTCCACACCCCAACGGGGGTCAGATTCATCGACTTCGAGCAAGCGTCACTGGGCAGCGGCCTGATGGAACTCGCCTATCTGCGCATCGGATTTCCGACCTGCTGGTGTGTTACTTCAGCCCCCGGGCCCCTGCTGGAACGGGCCGAGAGCGCATACCGCGATGTGTGGCGCACTGAGACCGGCTCCGAAACCCAAGACGGCCTCACTGACGCGTGCGCCGGCTGGCTGCTCCGCGGTGACGGGCTGGTTGAGCGGGCCCGCCGCGAAAGCACTGATCACCTGGCCCGGATTCCATACCGGGACTGGACATGGGGCACCGCGACAGCTAGGCAACGGCTCGCCCACCGGCTCGGTGTCGTTGGCCAGATGACGGCCGACCGCGCCTCGCTCAGCGGCATGAGCAGTCTGTGCACCGCAATGCGCCAACGAATGCTCGCTCGCTGGCCCACGCTTCAGCCGGTTCCGACAAAGCGGCCCTAG
- a CDS encoding ATP-binding protein gives MAAEERVGQQVREYLHRALCRLYDLAAREVDGRPLPRSGEQRERPDSRLWRYVHTQIARQMERDRRAGVSTAPDRYATFHWQTFRQLRADITLNRPITEDRQRVVEALARLGEPDHVLPSGLRRGLEQAAGRLWLFAARRAGDGGSGHRKLVDEISERARQDMLLLDQGSAGAPPVSLRDVYVRRGTEERLARVLQQQVLAGSPGQPVQVVLGEAGTGKSSLLWYLAELLEGRRAAAPLQETRTDAPSDEIRAGAAFRPVLLRAEQLLAPGEGEQLLESFELSLKPGWVALLDTADLLLHARDGRGMLRRAVAVCQERGVPLVLTCRTRDSAALHDVLEATPSDVVFHVGDFQGGEELEGALSTYCLHYLPASSPAARAEAVAALLEAAVRGLPVREVVARPLTLRMLFEVYAPQSPTAEIDAAGLYERYWERRVREDARHGSAGHAAAQSPDLSWPAQSLARLMLHDGTVALPVADAAGRMPGANPEAGDGDPLEQLAQLDRRSVVAGTSGRRSSVHFFHQTLFEYAAGRCLVRLAAEKKQSYYRALGRHLAQNPDDYLRAVVAEQALVQGMRAKGRVKDDAAELLSELLGSEDVDLQVIAVRACALLPDDLYGDIREVFHRYLRETASPAMVREVLALLPTREHTDPVRVAEDLGVVLKHSSRMQSRVLDLLCRFGRLDGRTADAVWTLLRELCAAPARCLRRAPDPEDAAPTGCGGEDCLWSWLVNLNSNSAGSHGNQAVRLIDALADHRSEWTAERMRELLALAERHRSRPQALQCVAVIHRRAGDPEWDALFPVAARIAQRLGTDKALAAEGGDEQEGSGGGAWGARTPGEEWRQAQAALDAYWFAAALSTPDRSLGSLGSLESLRSLRSLEDVIRALAAEGKNPFDVPKARLRAVLGQVGTRLREATEGVPELLEETVALCRGRDTVDQVAAFLLPPLLREPAGDPGTRAAAAWCADRLDVFDPRANRGRRSGSPALRFAVNGLGKLPPARLADIVRWPSEGGRWGDNRIDDTFLALDGATKLLVPLAASGHTRALTALERWRTLEGLRHDQLAQGRNAWPEFRGGKPYHGSKFRDTMSGVIQAALTDHAAQAHRLLLEALRRRVPTADVPWLAALAKSTVEQPGPAAAPARALFDRFGPELAEWCAGLWDVGPCPDTDAKLAALRLWGDVVRMGAADRPSLTAQARLVAKVRNRQWPTACHVLRHWNGHDVSSVAAVSGEPGWEELDAALAFAVVPDASTGEVALLRSFLRCRFAPLATREAVAAAVDTVAGQVRLSCDTAAIHDSGAGFLAERLCAIDPGQAVGVAIEVARRTAGSGLTDPHHVTRLGWKWQKPLTRMASTADREDWLRLIGGLADGPQALLQKALDTAAARRREEDVRADAARELAASPYRDAAMAGLRDAAVRHRRTPLEERLWPAVLQPAGA, from the coding sequence ATGGCCGCCGAGGAACGTGTCGGACAGCAAGTGCGCGAGTACCTGCACCGGGCCCTGTGCCGGCTGTACGACCTCGCGGCCCGGGAGGTGGACGGACGGCCCCTGCCCCGCAGCGGGGAGCAGCGCGAGCGGCCGGACTCCCGCCTGTGGCGGTACGTCCACACCCAGATCGCCCGGCAGATGGAGCGGGACCGGCGGGCCGGGGTGAGTACGGCGCCCGACCGGTACGCGACGTTCCACTGGCAGACGTTCCGGCAGCTGCGGGCCGACATCACGCTGAACAGGCCCATCACGGAAGACCGGCAGCGGGTGGTGGAGGCACTGGCGCGCCTGGGCGAGCCGGACCACGTCCTGCCCTCCGGTCTGCGCCGCGGGCTGGAGCAGGCCGCGGGGCGACTGTGGCTGTTCGCCGCCCGGCGGGCCGGCGACGGCGGCAGCGGGCACAGGAAGCTGGTCGACGAGATCAGCGAACGGGCCCGTCAGGACATGCTGCTCCTGGACCAAGGCTCCGCGGGCGCCCCGCCGGTGTCGTTGCGGGACGTGTACGTGCGGCGGGGCACCGAGGAGCGCCTGGCGCGCGTCCTGCAGCAGCAGGTCCTGGCCGGCAGCCCCGGCCAGCCGGTCCAGGTGGTCCTGGGCGAAGCGGGCACCGGCAAGTCGAGTCTGCTGTGGTACCTGGCGGAACTCCTCGAGGGCCGCAGGGCGGCGGCCCCGCTCCAGGAGACGCGGACCGACGCGCCCTCGGACGAGATCCGCGCGGGCGCCGCGTTCCGGCCGGTCCTACTACGGGCCGAGCAGCTGCTCGCCCCCGGGGAGGGCGAACAGCTGCTGGAGTCCTTCGAGTTGAGCCTGAAGCCCGGCTGGGTCGCGCTGCTCGACACGGCGGACCTGCTCCTGCACGCCAGGGACGGGCGCGGCATGCTGCGCCGGGCGGTCGCCGTCTGCCAGGAGCGGGGCGTACCGCTCGTCCTGACCTGCCGCACCCGCGACAGCGCCGCCCTCCACGACGTGCTGGAGGCGACGCCGTCCGACGTCGTCTTCCACGTCGGCGACTTCCAGGGCGGTGAGGAGCTCGAGGGCGCGCTGTCCACGTACTGCCTGCACTACCTGCCCGCGAGCAGTCCTGCCGCCCGGGCGGAGGCGGTGGCGGCGCTGTTGGAGGCCGCGGTCCGCGGGCTGCCCGTCCGTGAGGTGGTCGCCAGGCCGCTGACGCTGCGCATGCTCTTCGAGGTGTACGCACCGCAGTCGCCGACCGCCGAGATCGACGCCGCAGGGCTGTACGAGCGCTACTGGGAGCGGCGGGTCCGCGAGGACGCCCGCCACGGATCGGCCGGCCACGCCGCGGCCCAGTCGCCGGATCTGTCCTGGCCGGCCCAGTCGCTGGCCCGCCTCATGCTGCACGACGGAACGGTGGCCCTGCCCGTCGCGGACGCGGCCGGCCGTATGCCCGGGGCGAACCCCGAGGCCGGCGACGGCGATCCGCTGGAGCAGCTGGCACAGCTCGACCGGCGCAGCGTGGTCGCGGGGACGTCCGGCCGCCGCTCGAGCGTCCACTTCTTCCACCAGACGCTCTTCGAGTACGCCGCCGGCCGCTGCCTGGTGCGGCTCGCCGCGGAGAAGAAGCAGTCGTACTACCGGGCTCTGGGCCGGCATCTGGCGCAGAATCCGGACGACTACCTGCGGGCGGTGGTCGCCGAACAGGCCCTGGTGCAGGGCATGCGCGCGAAGGGCCGCGTAAAGGACGACGCGGCGGAGCTGCTGTCGGAACTCCTCGGGAGCGAGGACGTCGACCTCCAGGTGATCGCCGTACGGGCATGCGCGCTGCTCCCGGACGACCTGTACGGCGATATCCGCGAGGTCTTCCACCGGTACCTGCGGGAGACGGCCTCACCGGCGATGGTGCGCGAGGTGCTGGCCCTGCTGCCGACCCGCGAGCACACGGATCCCGTGCGGGTGGCCGAGGACCTGGGGGTCGTCCTCAAGCACAGTTCCCGGATGCAGTCGCGCGTACTTGACCTGCTGTGCAGGTTCGGGCGGCTCGACGGCAGGACCGCGGACGCCGTCTGGACACTGCTGCGCGAGCTGTGCGCCGCCCCGGCGCGCTGCCTGAGGCGCGCGCCGGACCCTGAGGACGCCGCGCCGACCGGCTGCGGTGGCGAGGACTGCCTGTGGTCGTGGCTGGTCAACCTGAACTCGAACAGCGCCGGCAGCCACGGCAACCAGGCGGTGCGGCTGATCGACGCCCTGGCCGACCACCGGAGCGAGTGGACGGCCGAGCGCATGCGGGAGTTGCTCGCGCTGGCCGAGCGCCACCGCTCGCGCCCCCAGGCCCTGCAGTGCGTGGCCGTCATCCACCGGCGCGCCGGGGATCCGGAGTGGGACGCGCTCTTCCCGGTCGCGGCCCGGATCGCCCAGCGGCTCGGAACCGACAAGGCCCTCGCGGCCGAAGGCGGCGACGAGCAGGAGGGGAGCGGGGGCGGAGCCTGGGGGGCCCGTACGCCGGGGGAGGAGTGGCGGCAGGCCCAGGCGGCGCTGGACGCCTACTGGTTCGCCGCCGCGCTCTCCACGCCGGACAGGTCGCTCGGGTCGCTCGGGTCGCTCGAGTCGCTTAGGTCGCTCAGGTCTCTGGAGGACGTGATCCGTGCCCTGGCCGCCGAGGGGAAGAACCCGTTCGACGTCCCGAAGGCACGGCTGAGGGCGGTACTCGGGCAGGTCGGCACGCGGCTGCGCGAGGCCACCGAGGGTGTGCCCGAACTCCTGGAGGAGACCGTCGCACTGTGCCGGGGCCGGGACACGGTCGACCAGGTCGCGGCCTTCCTGCTGCCGCCCCTGCTCCGCGAGCCCGCCGGGGACCCCGGGACGCGTGCGGCCGCCGCCTGGTGCGCCGACCGGCTCGACGTCTTCGACCCGCGCGCCAACCGGGGGCGCCGCAGCGGATCCCCGGCCCTGCGGTTCGCGGTCAACGGCCTGGGCAAGCTGCCGCCGGCCCGGCTGGCCGACATCGTGCGCTGGCCGTCGGAAGGGGGCCGGTGGGGGGACAACAGGATCGACGACACCTTCCTGGCCCTCGACGGCGCCACCAAACTCCTCGTCCCCCTGGCCGCATCCGGCCACACCCGAGCGCTCACCGCACTGGAACGCTGGCGGACCCTCGAGGGGCTACGGCACGACCAGCTGGCCCAAGGCCGCAACGCATGGCCGGAGTTCCGGGGCGGGAAGCCGTACCACGGGTCCAAGTTCCGCGACACCATGAGCGGGGTGATCCAGGCAGCCCTCACCGATCACGCCGCCCAGGCCCATCGGCTGCTCCTGGAGGCACTGCGCCGGCGGGTGCCGACGGCCGACGTCCCGTGGCTGGCCGCCCTGGCCAAGAGCACGGTGGAGCAGCCCGGTCCGGCCGCCGCCCCCGCACGCGCGTTGTTCGACCGCTTCGGGCCCGAACTGGCCGAGTGGTGCGCCGGCCTGTGGGACGTCGGCCCGTGCCCGGACACGGACGCCAAGCTGGCGGCGCTGCGCCTGTGGGGCGATGTGGTCCGCATGGGCGCCGCCGACCGGCCGTCGCTCACCGCGCAGGCCCGGCTGGTGGCGAAGGTACGCAACCGGCAGTGGCCCACCGCATGCCACGTCCTGCGGCACTGGAACGGCCACGACGTCTCCTCGGTCGCGGCCGTCAGCGGCGAGCCCGGCTGGGAGGAGCTGGACGCGGCCCTGGCCTTCGCGGTCGTCCCGGATGCCTCGACCGGGGAGGTCGCTCTCCTCCGCTCGTTCCTGCGGTGCCGTTTCGCGCCGCTGGCCACGCGGGAGGCCGTCGCCGCGGCGGTCGACACCGTGGCCGGACAGGTCCGGCTCTCCTGCGACACGGCGGCGATCCACGACTCGGGGGCCGGGTTCCTTGCCGAGCGCCTCTGCGCGATCGACCCCGGCCAGGCGGTCGGGGTGGCGATCGAGGTGGCCCGTCGGACGGCGGGATCGGGCCTGACCGACCCCCACCACGTCACCCGCCTGGGGTGGAAGTGGCAGAAGCCGCTGACCCGGATGGCCTCGACCGCGGACCGCGAAGACTGGCTGCGGCTGATCGGGGGCCTCGCCGACGGCCCGCAGGCGCTGCTGCAGAAGGCCCTCGACACGGCCGCCGCCCGCCGCCGCGAGGAGGATGTACGGGCCGACGCCGCCCGCGAACTGGCAGCCAGCCCGTACCGGGACGCGGCGATGGCCGGCCTCCGCGACGCGGCGGTGCGCCACCGCAGAACCCCGCTGGAGGAGCGCCTGTGGCCGGCCGTCCTGCAACCGGCGGGCGCCTGA
- a CDS encoding TetR/AcrR family transcriptional regulator: MDDAIRDAVRELVPEVGYAALTMDAVAAKARVGKAAIYRRHASRGELVFSALVHGREPQPLPDTGSLLGDLTALANLILGIFSDPVVAAATPGLLADLKQQPEIAARFQETFIAGERVQVANLLERAFERGELAVRADPALVHAAVLGTAFAWAFLLAQPPTPALAPRIATVAVAAARGEWTHDDH; the protein is encoded by the coding sequence GTGGACGACGCGATCCGTGACGCCGTACGCGAGTTGGTGCCGGAGGTGGGATACGCCGCGCTGACCATGGACGCCGTGGCCGCCAAGGCGCGCGTGGGCAAGGCGGCCATTTACCGCCGCCACGCCTCGCGCGGCGAACTGGTCTTCTCCGCGCTCGTGCACGGGCGGGAACCTCAGCCGCTGCCGGACACCGGATCGCTGCTCGGGGACCTCACCGCGCTCGCGAACCTGATCCTGGGGATCTTCTCCGACCCAGTGGTCGCCGCCGCGACCCCCGGCCTGCTCGCGGACCTGAAGCAGCAGCCCGAGATCGCCGCGCGCTTCCAGGAGACCTTCATCGCCGGAGAGCGCGTACAGGTGGCGAACCTGCTGGAACGGGCCTTCGAGCGGGGCGAACTGGCAGTGCGGGCGGACCCCGCACTGGTCCACGCCGCGGTGCTCGGCACCGCCTTCGCCTGGGCGTTCCTCCTGGCCCAGCCGCCAACTCCGGCCCTCGCACCCCGTATCGCCACGGTGGCCGTGGCGGCCGCCCGCGGAGAGTGGACGCATGACGATCACTGA
- a CDS encoding DUF6463 family protein has product MSIGTRSTVTTPAVDATTAGAARNRTRTLTIWAGRSTVLIGIGHIAVFTVQTWSSWGDWVTGRLHGVAAIEDPVNADSLRLFWSLPGSFAVPLILLGLLIIQMARTGQEIPRYLAWSLAAWVLLCGWILEPSGFPLGLVPITLLLLAHRARPSKA; this is encoded by the coding sequence ATGAGTATCGGAACTCGCAGTACCGTAACTACTCCTGCCGTCGACGCGACCACCGCCGGCGCCGCCCGCAACCGCACCCGCACCCTGACCATCTGGGCGGGGCGCAGCACCGTGCTCATCGGCATCGGCCACATCGCCGTTTTCACCGTCCAGACCTGGTCGAGCTGGGGCGACTGGGTGACCGGCCGACTGCACGGCGTCGCCGCCATCGAGGACCCCGTCAACGCCGACTCGCTCCGCCTGTTCTGGTCCCTGCCCGGCAGCTTCGCCGTACCGCTGATCCTGCTCGGCCTGCTGATCATCCAGATGGCCCGCACCGGCCAGGAGATCCCGCGCTACCTGGCCTGGTCCCTGGCAGCATGGGTCCTCCTCTGCGGCTGGATCCTCGAACCCTCCGGCTTCCCCCTCGGCCTCGTCCCGATCACACTCCTCCTCCTCGCACACCGTGCGCGCCCGTCAAAGGCCTAG